The nucleotide sequence gagcatagaatcaccaagaggcgatactctagtgcaatttgggaaacaataacgcgctttttgaatacattaaataaaaacaaagccgcTGTTTGCCATTGCGACAGCAATGATATCCAATGCACGAGCGATCGCTTTCacttcaaaatggcggaatctgttgctcttggtcatcctAGGCTCTTTGCATAGTTATATCATAACAGTtatcatggtttctatttcaaactatagtaaactaaagtttgaaactatagtttaaaatagaagatgagtgggcctcgctactcccacccaccataaccctcgcagcgaggtcccactaccggccccccgtgtttccctgagggtcctcgggggttgtttgttccctgcctagggctcaaaggccgcctcgccccagggagtgcacggaaagaccgggcgccaggccgtgccagtattcactggatgttgctcggcggcacatttcgagcaacaaacacgtaatattcttcgcgatattgcgtttatgtacgcaaaccgcaaggaactacagcacagacgggcccgGGTGAAGCAtcacgaagcggacttcgtgagTTTGGCGTAGCTCCACTCGTACcgtcggtattgaactcaccttggtcaagtacaaacagctACACCGGGCGAACTGACAACGCTGActgagagcacacgagctttataggaatgcatatgcaaatttttacaaggcacgtcactgttgtctcgttgtcatggcgagcgctgaggagggctcatcTGATTGGAGCACAGAGACGCGGAATTTGCGTCACGGCTagttgccgtctgctgttgacaaaaatatcttaaatataataaatatatatttttacatttttggtgctgtgtaatattctgggatgcagtagaatatggagacagatgaatataattggatatatgccgagctagtgttgttcccatacttatTAACTTCCGGTGACCGGTTATTATgaggttttttttccattttatacggttccttttacagcattgatgttgtgatgcaattaaaatacattcagttaaataaattttggcattcatttagttgttcaagcgtaaaacgagacaaaagaccctttactcgcactcgcccgtcagaatcggcagactAGCGCAGACGCTCCATTGAATACAATGAGGTAAAATAActtaaatgctcatattataaagacatggcgggggaaatataatttaatgcagtgcttcttgtacaatctgagacctactttatatcggatatcactccaccagtggagatcgctgatttttaaagaaaacagaccttaaaaacGTGCAGATTTTTCCtttggcatacagttcgccggaagcgcttaacccaggttactggtaaattaaaagtcctattaacatgcttcagcatatacccttaAATCCCAGATtgtctttcgaaaaagagtacGGGTTTAACCCcgccatcctggccaaatttacccactggcctctgtccatcatggcttcaTTTCTCTGTCTTCTCTctctgtggtgtgcggtctggtggaaAACGGCTGCTGTCGCtgcatccaggtggatgctacactggtggtagatgaggagattgcctcccaataaataccaaactagctaaatttaataacaatatttcccctaaatgctaattttgtactcaatatgatgaaacactaaagcatttattttgggagtgtacttactgtaaagtgttttgggttgacttttccaatttcattaaaaaattcttatttccaaacttctgtatttccccaaaaaattgtattctttggttactctctgtgtgtagatccttctcattgaacatttattgttgatttattgtttttttatagcaACATTTTACTTCCATATATGTTAattttcaaagaaacacccttacttttttattttcagaaaggactTTGAAATTTATGTCAACTCTTTAAAAGACTCTAACAATTACACTGCATGTAAAATACTTTCttggtgtaaatcatttaaacttgtttaatttgctggaattctatttatgtaaccctctttgtctctttgttcatattatatctttgtaatgttctttcttgcattaaaaaaaaaagtagatgaggagattccccctatgtgtaaagcgctttgagtgccaagacaagcgctatataaatgtaaggaattattattattattataaagcactgTTCTACCATCATGATATAGCCAGACTAAAATGAAAATCACATTATTACGATTAGCTTAAACTACAGCGAACACTCCACTCTAGACAAACAGCCCCTTTCATAAAGATTTAATTCACAGGTCTGTCATAATCAGGCAAATATACATTAACATACAGAATATCGGCCTCTTCTGATGCGACACACGTTAAATAACGCAATAGTTCAAGACACACGTTTGCTTTTTTTCTCTACTTAAAAGAACGATAACAATACATCATAACAAgagcaacaacaactacaacaataattcatatcaTAAAGATAAGCCAAGTTGTCTTTTCTAAAATTCAATATATAGCGACTCTTTTAAGGTGCACCACATGATCGGCAGGTGACTTGTTAAAGAAACTCAACAAATGTTGCACCAtgacacacacagtgaaatagaCAGAGACTTTTTGCAAACGTTGTATATGTATGTAAGTGTCTCTTTAAGGTCGTCTTCTGGCACTTTCTCCAGAGCGCGTCCGGCTCGGCTGTGTTTCTAAAGTTAAAGCAGTCTGTTTTTGTTGGTTTGGCACACGTCAGGGTGGAAGCGGTGGTAGAGTAAGGCTTCTCTTCTTCTCTATATCCAGAAGACTCTGATATCTCATCTCTCACAGCACCTCTGCAGGAAAACAGCAGAAACACATGTGAGAAGATGATTTATTGAACTATTAAAAGCTTGCCAACAACATCTATGACTGgtattatgaaactgaaaatagagaCACTTTGCAGAATGCCAAGGCTGCTTTTTTCAGTCATTCACACTGTCCTAAAGTCAACAAACTGCAGAAATCATCAGTTTCATGCATGGAAAATATCAGCTTGGAGACTCTCTTAATCATCctttatacattattttcaacattttattttaggttcagtttagttcagttcagtataatgtaaatgtcactgctgaaagacgAAACACTGGAAAGCAACTCCACTGGTGACCAGATTTGATCCATATATGATCTAACATACAGCTGAAACCagttacatacactctaaaaaaagaaacacaatcatttaaaaaatgtctgatggtaaatgatactaaacgtttactattttaagtCCGTtatgattacctaaatgatttacatttgctaaatgccagaataaagagagattttttaaaaaaaatttttaataatttctagacagtcaaaagtttacacacatttctttggtatttgtttagctttgcttttaaactgtttaactttggtcaaatgttttgggtattcttccacaagcttctcacaatagtttgctggAATTTTGGCTCATtactcctgacagaattggtgtaactgagtcagatttgttggatGTCTTGCTCACACAcgcttttttaactctgcccacaaattttctataggattgacatcagggctttgtgatggccacttcaaaacattcactctgttgtccttaaagcacatttgaactaatgtggcagtatgcttagggtcatggtctgtttggaagagccatttgtggccaagttttcatttcctggctgatgtcttgagatgttgcttcagtatttctccatgatgttctttcttcatgatgccatctatgctgtgaagtggaccagtccctcctgcagccaaacagccccacaacatgatgctgccgcccccatacttcacagttaggATGGTGTTCATAAGCGTGTAAGCTTTCCCCTTCGTCCTCcagatgtaacactgctcattatagCCAAaaagttcaatcttagttccatcagagcacaggacatgtctccaatattagtctttttcccagtgtaatttagcaaattgtaatctggctttgttgttgattctgacttgttgattttcccatgttgtcacacaaggaagcagtgtgtgtttgaggttttccttcaatactattctacagttgtgcctccaattaactcaaatgttgtcaattagccaatcagaaacttccaaaagcttgacatcatcatctgagcttttttagaggcagaataatcttactgtatgtaaacttgactttcaagaaaggtTATAActatttctcaaaaatatctctcattattctgctattaagcagaacagaaacaaatctgatcatcctaacttacctaaaaaataagtttagtctcattaaaaaaaaaaaaaaaaactaattatgtgCCTCTTTATAAAGTGTATGTAAacgtctggtttcaactgtacgtaATCTAACAAAATCTGATTCTACCTGCCACATGTTGAGGTTTCATAGGCCCCGCCTTCATCATGAACGGTTCTCCTCCCTCGAAGGTCATGATTGGGTCAGCCGGTTGACTCTGCCCACTGTTCCCACTGTGATTGGACAGCTTGATTATCTCCTCAAAGTCTGCTGCGTCTCCATTGGAGGACAgtccattctgatgcttagtgGGCGGAGCTCCGTTAATGACCGGTGCTGCATCCCAGGACACAGAGCTGAGGAAGACACACAAACGGGAAAATAAGCAAAACATAATTCATGCAGCTTCATGTCAATTTCAATTCATGCAGCGTCTCGATTACCTCATTGGTGATTGGTTTGTCGCACCAGTATGAAGAGCTTCTGACGGATTTCTCTGTATTACAGCAAGACGAGAGGAAAacaacattgtatttttttattttaaccctacttacatgatattaataaaagagtgatttttaaatattcacagTACTATAAATAGATTTTTACCGCTGTCAGTGACTCTGCCATTCACTTCAGTTGGAGTTTTAACATCTTTctgtaaagaaataaataaaccagGTTAATTTCCtttcattgtgtgtgtttaagatgaatttatgaaacacacacacatctcacctGTGCTCCTGCGTCACTCTTACGAGTCCTCTTCATGATTTCTTCCAGAcgctaaaaatgtaaacacaaacgTTAAACCAACAGAGCTGAACTAAAATCTCAAATACAATTGAAGACAAAATTttgagccctcctgtgaaattaaatcttttagaaatatttcccaagtgctatatttaacaatttaaaaaaattcattcatttattttccttcagtttagtccctttatttatcaggggtcaccacaacagaatgaaccgccaacttattcagcatatgttttacacagcggatgcccttccagctgcaaagcagtactgggaaacatccatagacactcattcacacacactaagaacatgcaaactccacacagaaatgccaaatgacccagccgggactcgaaccagcgaccttctttctttgaggcgaaccactgagccaccgtaatgCCAGATTAGAGGTCTGCGGggcccgaccagatttcttgcagtgTGGGATTAATTTCCGGATAAAGcatgggagcggtcggtaactggtgtaatttgaacgggagccggcggtctaacaatatcactcCCAAGCGAGCGAGCacgcctttgtgtgtgtgtgaatgagagagcgtgatgctgtgttcaGCTTGATTGGTGGACTTTTATTTTACCTTCTTTCTTTCCAAGCGTTCCAGCTCCTCCTTCTGGAAGTGTTTCTCTCGTTCGATCCTCTGTTTCTCTGCTTCCTCTCGGGCTTTGGATTCAGCCTCTTCTCGCTGCCAAAGACACATAAAACCacatcatacattcatttattacacatCTCTAAAATACCTAAAAGTCCAGTGCCATAGAGTGCCatagctgatagatatgggccagtaggggccttccgcTCCGTAAATGtcactcagaaggctgttatcgcCCATTCACATTAATAATCAGCTATAATAATAGAGAAGAGTCCAGATCTGTTTTACATCACTGTGACGGTTAAGGTAGGGGTAGGCATTAATGAGTtttaattaatgggaaatttaagaaataatatgatcATCATAGTAAAAGCTTAGAGATTATAGACACACATTCTTCTCCGGCTGTTATTAAGACTGCTGGCAGCTGCTAACACAAAAATAGTCATCTACTATAGGGCCCATGGAAAGTTTCTGGAGCAATGAGTGTCGCAGAGAAAACTAGTAaagtcaatacacacacacataccctcactggccactttattaggtacacctgttcaactgctcgttaacaaagTGAACGCtatgaagattggaaaaacgttcccTGGTCTAATAAGTCtttatttctgctgcgacattcggatggccgggtcagaatttggcgacaAAAACGCGAAGcagggatccatcctgccttgtatcaacggttcaggctggttgtgGTGGTCCATTCCTTATAACAACAGTGTTAACAAGAGcaataacacaccatgtcataaagcgtgaatcatctcagattggtttcttgaacacgacaatgagttcactgtactcaaaatggccttcacagtcaccagatctaaatccaatagagcacctttgggatgtggtgaaacgggagattcgcatcatggatgtgcagccgccaaatctgcagcagctgtgtgatgctatcatgtcaatatggcgCAAAAtctcttgttgaatctatgctatgaaggattaaggcagttctgaaggcaaataaataagatgtacctaataaagtggccggtgagtgcaaacaagacgaaaaaatattatttggttTTTTCCTGCTGTTTCTGTTTCAGCTCGATTCTGTCCTTCAATTGGCTTGAACTCTGGATCGCTGTAATGTAATCAGTGTGTCAATGAGACCGTCCGGAGTGAATGAAGGATCGCCACACAGCACGACTCTGCAATCCTGCCTGTCACACCAGCAAACTGTTTACATTCCCAAACTGATCTAGAGGGTAACTACATCAAGACATTCAATTCACATTCAGCAAATATTCGttttgatgtacagttgaagtctgaattattcacccctgacttattagccccactgtatgcttttccccaatttctgtttaacggagagcagatttattcaacacatttctaaacataatagttttaataacttatttctaataatgaCACGCCATGAAGATAGtccataatatttgactagacatttctcaatattcagcttaaagtgacatttaaagggttaactaggttattcaggcaagttagggtaattaggcaagtcattgtataacagtggtctgttctgtagactatacaaaaaatattgcttaagagggctaataacattgaccttaaaatggtttgaaaaaatTTAACTGTTTTTCTTCTAGCcaaatatatataaaccattaAACAAAGCAACTCGTATTCAGGCGAAACGGCTGATGGAAACATGCTGCGAGAGAGAGCACATTTAAATACAGAGGTCCAAAATACAACACATACagagagtttagatgcaaataaatgcaccacacacacacattagcttATCAACAGCAACccaaacagccccacaacaaACACAGTCAATTCTCAGTTGTCTTTACACCTTGCACTGGCTTTTGGGAAATTGTTCAATGAGGCTTAATAATAGCCAGATTTATACTGACACAACATACTGTACTGCTGGATGGGAATTTAAAGGTCAAAGATTAAAGGCAAACATGAACTTTGCATCCAGAGCCTCATCAGCCAGTTCAGTTCAGACTTTGggatcaaataaatataaaaatcagcaTTATTTATGGGCTTTTAATATTCTTgtagtatttattaaatgcaacacAGCAATTTTTCTATGGCGATctttatcattttaaaactgaTTGCTTATTCAAGTTAAGCTTTTAATCTAATATTcaatgttcactttttattttaattgtagtttACTGCAGGTATTAGTAATCTTGCTAGGTTTTCTTGCAAGTTATGTTTAATattgaattatgtttatttattatatatttaaatatgatcagTTTAAAAATAAGATAGGATttaaattattatacaataaGATTTTAAACAAGTTTGAATCGGATAAAAATAAGttagttttaaactaataatCAAATGTGatgttatttagtttttatataaataaataaatataggcaatgtattttgatgcatttaaacaaaacagatttactaaacagatatatttattaagtacatttttattatataaataaactaatattttagtccccaaacatatttagaaattaaaagataatacaattaaattcaagctaaatattgcaaaacatatatttaaaaaattccaacctacaaaatttcaactaaatctttcacattttttgcttctcttgatttttcctcatttaaaagtCTGTATTTATTACTCTTGTATAACAAAGATCCGGCTTTAGTAGTGagtaatttaatgtatatgcacacacacacacacacacacacacacacacacacacacacacacacacacacacacacacacacacacacacacactacacatattTTTGATCAGTCAATCAATATTCTCTTTTCTCTCTGTTTCTGTTTCTTaggacaaaaactttttttttttccacatcaaTGTTCACTTATGTATCCATGTATCTAAACTTATATATAGTAAActgatttattgtttatatatatatatatatatatatatatatatatatatatatatatatatatatatatatatatatatatatatatatatatatataggcattaCTTCAGCCATCCGATTTGTGCATGGCTTGTGTAATAGGGTTATTACGGCAGGGTGAGTTTAGGCTAGTTCTCCGGTTAGACTTCAATGATTTCGGAGTTCCAGACAGGTTATACAGGTGTTATAATCGGAGATATTTGACTTTGATTAACATGGCTTTGACTTTACGCGTTTGCTCGACTTTTCTGCGTTCTTGCTCGTCCAACAGCAAGGTAACATTATCTTTCTGTACCTTATTTGATAATAATTACTCAGAAAGCTGAAAAGTAAAAGTAGCACATGGTTATGCTATTAGACAAGTTGAATATTACTTAGATGTTGATTAATGCTAttgttactataaacaacacattTTCAGATGTTTCCTTAAAGGGTATTTATGAATCGGACTATGATGAAGGGCTCATAAATATTAATAACGGAACACCTTAAATTAACGGCTCTAAATGGTCAAAGGCAGATTTCGATCTATGTACAGGGCATGCCTCGTCAATACTTGGTTAGAAAAGACGCTAGTGGTTCTGcccttttttaaagttttattaaaacCTCGAGTAAAACCTCGAAAATTTGAGCTGTAAGGGAAGGTACGGTCACGTGGCTGCTTTCTTCCAGGAAGGAGGAGGAGCTATCTGAAGCAACGTCATTACGGATGGTGTTGTGAAAAAAGCGACAGCAACAAACCCACGCGGGTGtgtgaaaaaacaaatacaaaaagccATTTTTCCTTATATTGTCAAACGAATGACAGCTTGCTGAGAGCGAGACAGTAATGctttatgaataattatttaactatgataattataaaattatttaattatgataaccctgctgaaaaaaactacTTAAACCTGCCtaagctgattggctggttttagctggtcgatcaggctggttttagagtggTCTTAGCCATGCCAGGCTGGTCTTAaatggtcaggctgggagatgaccagctagaACTAATTTGACCAGCCTATCCAGGTTGGGAGACCAGCCAAAATCAGCTATCCATCTAGTTTCAGCTGGGTTTAGCTCAGCCTGACCagcaaagaccaggctggaaaaggccaaaacccctataaaaccaggctggtcgaccagttaaaaccattcaatcagcctaggctggttttagctgttttttcctCAGTAGGGAACTTATGCATTAAAACagcagacacacgcacacacacacacacacacatcaacaatgTTAAGCAGTTTAGTTTAGCAATTAGGTATGATTAGGGATAAAGAATAAAGTCATACTTAATAATAAATCCTACTAAACAGACAATacaacattataaatataaagcCATAGTTTGTAGGAAACAATACTTATAAAGTGATAGCGAAaataaatttttctttaaaacatggATGAGTATAATAATTTAATGTTCATACTGTCTTTTAAAATGGAGGAAGGAGGAGGCAAGCAGAGGCACTTGTGCTGGCTGAATTTGGAATATATGGGACAGTATACTTCTCTTTCTATTATATTCTTTCAGTCTTCTCTTTTTATTGCtgtcatacaaaatatgaattgTCAAACTACAGCACCCTTTCTTTTATCATTACTGTTACAAGaatagcaaaaatatatatatagtctgaaaagtgatgtaaatgatctaaatcaggggtgcccaaactttttcttataaaaggCCAAACTAGATTGAGGCTAGTAgtccgaaggtaaatatagttgtcaTGGATACTTCCAAATTTAtttatggatttttaaaaataactagaaaacattgctttgtaTTAACTTAATACATTATACATGTTTacgttttataatgaacttattacagtaaaaacaatctcatttacagtataacagaatggagttaaCCTAGTCAAGCTGCACCaaattttgccttgatttgcttgcagATGTCTTCTCAATTGTCCTCTATCCTTccagtgacagtatttacatttttacaaaatatttatttacatatttacaattaACATGTAAATGAAACAGTTTCAGTTGGCTTTTAAATTAGAAAGGACGATCTTGGTTAAAATGATTCAACCCGACCCTGCCTATCATTTTTACTCTCTTCTCGGAtgagatggtgggccaaatcaaaggttacagtgGGCCAATTTTGGcctgcaggccctagtttgggcatctctgatctaaatgcaaatataaaaaaattgcttttgtgAGGTTTTGTACAACTCTCAACAATacatacattttgtattttttattcattcatgtagCTAAATGATGTGTTAAATTCTTGGTTTATCTTCCAGTCAGTTCTAAGTGGACTTTCATCAGTCCGGTTTAGAAGTTCCTGTCCAGTTCTCATCAGCCATCTGGACCACCTGGTGCTCACAGTACGAGACCTTaacaaaactacaaaattttactCCGAGGTTTTAGGCATGGAGGTCGTCACCTTTAAGGTACTAGAATGCCATATACACAacttcatttaaaacaaaaccactTGGTGGCAGCAAAGTGTAATTATTCATGTTGCCATTATAGGGTGACCGTAAAGCTTTGAGTTTTGGAGAGCAAAAAATTAACCTGCATCAGGTTGGGAAGGAGTTTGAACCTAAAGCACAAACACCAACACCAGGATCTGCCGACTTATGCCTTATTACCAAAACCCCTCTGAAAGCTGTTGCTGATCATCTCAAGGTAAAACACGATTTTATTCACATAATATCCCCATTATTGACTTTAATAAATGGCTTCAGCTTAAGAGAAGTAGAATTGAAGTCTcactacatatacagttgaagtcagaattattagcctatctgaattattatttctgtttaacagagaaaagatttctgaacataatagttttattaactcgttcattcattcattgattttcttttcggcttagtccctttattaatccggggtagccacagcggaatgaaccgccaacttatccagcacgtttataCACAGCTggtgcccttccagttgcaacccatctcatttttattattattaactcatttctaataactgatttattttatctttgccatgatgacagtaaataaaatttgactatgtttttcaagacacttttatacagcttaaagtgacatttaaaggcttcactaggttaattaggtgtaACCCTGCCAGTCCTATGCCACCCAACCAGCTCCGAGCTGCTATCAAACCGGCGACTTTAGGCATGGGAGTCGgatgctctaccaaggaggctaaagaccatggcttctagtgtctgtcgcaagagcacctttagaggtcagaggagtgaggtttacctgcacagcacttattAACTGGCCTCTGTtatataggcaggttagggtaattaggcatgttattgtataatgatggtttgttctgtagactgtcaaaaaaatagcttaaaggggctaataatattgaccttaaaatggtgttaaaaaaaaatttaaaactttttttattctagccaaaataaaacaaatgagactttctccagaagaaaaaatattatcagacatactgtgcacatttcattgctctgttaaacatcatttgggaagtattaaaaaaggaaaatcaaaggggggctaataattgtggcttcaactgtagatttcatttggccaacactttataaaaaataaagaaacaacaacaaaagcaaataaaatattgttaagggttaaaaatgtaattttgttttatttttactattcatTAGATGATTGTCCTAATTTCACGAGACATTAGATATTGAAGGTTGTGTAGCTTAA is from Danio rerio strain Tuebingen ecotype United States chromosome 14, GRCz12tu, whole genome shotgun sequence and encodes:
- the glod5 gene encoding glyoxalase domain-containing protein 5 isoform X1; the protein is MEVVTFKGDRKALSFGEQKINLHQVGKEFEPKAQTPTPGSADLCLITKTPLKAVADHLKACGVTIEEGPVDRTGAVGPISSLYFRDPDDNLIEVSNYQQ
- the glod5 gene encoding glyoxalase domain-containing protein 5 produces the protein MALTLRVCSTFLRSCSSNSKSVLSGLSSVRFRSSCPVLISHLDHLVLTVRDLNKTTKFYSEVLGMEVVTFKGDRKALSFGEQKINLHQVGKEFEPKAQTPTPGSADLCLITKTPLKAVADHLKACGVTIEEGPVDRTGAVGPISSLYFRDPDDNLIEVSNYQQ